A region from the Onthophagus taurus isolate NC chromosome 8, IU_Otau_3.0, whole genome shotgun sequence genome encodes:
- the LOC139431304 gene encoding uncharacterized protein PF3D7_1120000-like, giving the protein MSEERVTRGRTLAKEKTRDRGTSEETSIIVATTSSGDRKGKSEDRILMEFLKQMQENVNENQRKNKERAAQDKKEMMDNFNEKAEERQRIAEERAEQKADERQRIAEERAEQRTEQNKREIIELLKNNQQLTDEKLNEYKSEVNHKIEETKLELQNSLKSLYENQVGIDEKIKKIEENQNCTEAKFESLNELNFKLNRDINEIQTKVQKVDIQQENISKELVEIKEQISLHQDKIHKIEYYTTSLEGKIDNETTNLKSSLENYKGEEKLKLELLENELKKLKRVGININNIDQNKINPYLKPEMWPRFKGSSDKLQPMTYLNNIIRLKKFLIPKLY; this is encoded by the coding sequence aTGTCTGAAGAAAGAGTAACACGAGGAAGAACTTTAGCGAAGGAAAAGACCAGAGATAGAGGTACAAGCGAGGAAACCTCGATAATAGTAGCCACCACTTCTTCGGGGGATAGAAAAGGAAAAAGTGAAGACCGAATCTTAATGGAATTTCTTAAACAAAtgcaagaaaatgttaatgaaaatcaaagaaaaaataaagaaagagCTGCTcaggataaaaaagaaatgatggataattttaatgaaaaagcaGAGGAAAGACAACGTATAGCTGAAGAAAGAGCAGAACAAAAAGCAGATGAAAGACAACGTATAGCTGAAGAAAGAGCAGAACAAAGAACAGAgcaaaataaaagagaaataatagaattattaaaaaacaaccaACAACTAACAGACGAGAAATTAAACGAATATAAAAGTGAAGTAAACcataaaattgaagaaactaAACTAGAATTACAGAACAGTTTAAAGAGCTTATATGAAAATCAAGTTGGAATTGACGAAAAGATCAAAAAGATAGAAGAAAACCAAAATTGTACCGAGGCAAAGTTTGAAAGTCTCAACGaactaaatttcaaattaaatagagACATTAATGAAATACAAACCAAAGTCCAAAAAGTAGACATACAACAAGAGAATATAAGTAAGGAATTAGTCGAGATAAAAGAACAAATTAGTTTACATCAAgataaaattcataaaatagaatattaTACGACCAGTTTAGAGGGAAAAATTGACAATGAAACcactaatttaaaaagttcacttgaaaattataaaggagaagaaaaacttaaattgGAATTACTGGAAAAtgaacttaaaaaattaaaaagagtgggaataaatatcaataatattgaCCAGAATAAAATCAATCCTTACTTAAAACCTGAAATGTGGCCCCGATTTAAAGGTAGTTCAGATAAACTTCAACCAATGACATACTTAAACAACATTATTAGACTGAAGAAATTTCTGATCCCAAAATTATACTAA
- the LOC139431306 gene encoding uncharacterized protein has translation MAAYKRFTERRGLCQCLYSDCGTNLVGADRELRSLFSAASKDWKGVVDLLSNDGTGWKFNPPAAPHFGGKWEAGVRSVKNHLRKVVGSTLLTYEEFTTVLIEIKAILNSRPLCAVSDDPSNYDVITSSHFRSA, from the coding sequence ATGGCAGCCTATAAGCGTTTTACTGAACGCCGTGGATTATGCCAGTGTTTATACAGCGATTGCGGAACCAACCTCGTCGGCGCGGATCGAGAATTGAGATCGTTGTTCTCCGCGGCTTCCAAGGACTGGAAAGGGGTTGTCGACTTATTAAGCAATGATGGAACTGGGTGGAAATTCAACCCACCTGCAGCACCTCATTTTGGTGGAAAGTGGGAGGCTGGGGTCCGATCCGTGAAAAACCATCTTAGAAAAGTTGTCGGCTCCACTCTACTAACCTACGAAGAATTTACAACTGTTCTAATTGAGATTAAGGCTATTTTAAATTCGAGACCACTTTGTGCTGTTTCAGATGATCCGAGTAACTACGATGTAATAACATCATCCCATTTCCGTAGTGCCTGA
- the LOC139431307 gene encoding uncharacterized protein, which translates to MVSKNPNLSGVEKFQYLKMSLVDEPAQLVKNLSITNNNFDRAWKLLVHRYENLRILVDTQVARLFNTKNIKNESASELSRLIAEIEEALAALESLGCDIKHWDPLLVYLVVKKLDQDSMKDWEKSVGDHRNPSKYSELLEFLSSRVLTLEAIEKNSSKKPTNINIGLKNSKNFHVKSHNASPYTSRCALCNNPHYLSRCQNFLSKNPKQRSEFVIRKKLCYNCLGFHSITTCKSEKRCRICQDQHHTVLHELPPEKLNKPSTVISKPLATNTSNLPSTSHTVHSLHINTPVLLATALIQVLSLHDESFTVRALIDQRSEVSFISESLAQQLHLPRRAACVPINGVGSKRTCTSNGLVSIKLVSRLNPSISFLEETLLLPKLTTYLPKRLSNNLPVQVKNLPLADPDFECDKRIDLILGV; encoded by the coding sequence ATGGTCTCCAAGAATCCAAATCTTTCCGGGGTAGAAAAGTTCCAGTATCTAAAAATGAGTTTGGTGGATGAACCAGCTCaattagttaaaaatctttcaattactaacaataattttgataGAGCCTGGAAGTTGCTTGTCCATCGCTACGAAAATCTTCGAATTTTAGTCGATACTCAGGTGGCACGTttatttaacacaaaaaatatcaaaaacgaatCCGCATCAGAACTAAGTCGCCTCATCGCTGAAATCGAAGAAGCTTTAGCAGCTTTAGAGTCCTTGGGTTGTGATATCAAGCACTGGGACCCCCTACTGGTTTATTTGGTTGTCAAGAAACTCGATCAAGATTCCATGAAGGATTGGGAAAAGTCCGTTGGCGATCATCGAAATCCCTCTAAGTACAGCGAATTACTTGAGTTCCTTTCGTCGCGTGTATTAACTCTCGAGgctatcgagaaaaattctaGCAAAAAACCTACAAATATCAATATTGGActaaaaaattcgaaaaattttcatGTCAAATCGCATAATGCCTCACCTTACACTTCTCGTTGTGCGTTGTGTAACAATCCACATTACTTGTCCCGATGCCAAAATTTTCTCTCAAAAAATCCAAAACAACGATCCGAATTCGTCATAAGGAAGAAACTTTGTTATAATTGTCTTGGCTTTCATTCCATTACAACTTGTAAAAGCGAAAAAAGGTGCAGAATCTGCCAAGATCAACATCATACAGTTTTACACGAACTTCCtccagaaaaattaaacaaacctTCAACAGTTATATCGAAACCTCTTGCTACTAACACATCAAATTTGCCTTCAACAAGTCATACAGTACATTCGCTTCACATAAACACTCCGGTTTTACTAGCTACTGCTTTAATACAAGTTTTGTCTCTCCATGATGAATCCTTTACAGTCCGCGCATTGATTGACCAAAGGTCGGAAGTGTCGTTTATCAGTGAATCACTGGCTCAACAGTTACACCTTCCTAGACGTGCAGCTTGTGTTCCTATTAATGGAGTTGGCTCAAAACGCACATGTACTTCAAACGGACTTGTTTCCATTAAATTAGTGTCTCGATTGAATCcttcaatttcatttcttgaagaaacATTGCTGTTACCAAAACTAACAACTTATCTTCCAAAGCGATTGTCAAATAACTTACCAGTTCAGGTGAAGAATCTTCCTTTAGCCGATCCAGATTTTGAGTGCGATAAACGAATCGACCTAATCCTTGGGGTATAG
- the LOC111421774 gene encoding uncharacterized protein, with amino-acid sequence MATSSGIKSRVVKLQDNETLRFLELYSVEKVLYDATSEQYRNRDMRMAAAKRISEELNIPGFGSKDVISKFKNLRSSYCQELKKIADSERSEAGTDDIYRPKIIWFELMNSFIRPFVQQRPTQSNLLLPTTATEESQQEQSKLDESQSPSQHQSSVDHLNEKVSSTPQITAGTEAPRRTVKRQMPSTVSQPSSSNKKALLDPQITFMSGAIEKLENISNRAALITKEDTYDHFGKYVASMLRSIGPPTAMRLQETITSFIINAMCPPPTPSNQSADLTSGTESNMSGFSEEFFFTKL; translated from the exons ATGGCAACAAGTAGTGGAATCAAAAGTCGTGTAGTGAAATTACAAGACAATGAGACTCTGCGATTTCTCGAATTATATagtgttgaaaaagtgttGTATGATGCAACTAGCGAACAATATAGAAACCGCGATATGAGAATGGCAGCAGCTAAAAGAATTTCGGAAGAGCTTAATATTCCAGGATTTGGATCAAAAGAcgtaatatcaaaatttaaaaacttaaggAGTTCCTATTGTcaagaattgaaaaaaatagccGACAGTGAGCGGTCTGAAGCCGGAACTGACGACATTTACAGGCCAAAAATTATCTGGTTTGAGCTGATGAACTCTTTCATTCGCCCATTCGTTCAGCAACGACCCACACAATCAAATCTG CTATTACCAACAACGGCAACTGAGGAATCTCAACAGGAACAGTCAAAACTGGACGAGTCACAATCACCATCTCAACATCAAAGTTCTGTTGACCATCTTAACGAGAAAGTGTCATCCACACCACAAATCACAGCAGGAACTGAGGCACCCAGAAGAACAGTTAAACGACAAATGCCTTCGACTGTGTCCCAGCCATCATCATCAAACAAAAAAGCTTTGCTCGACCCCCAAATAACTTTCATGTCTGGTGCCattgaaaaattagaaaatatttcaaatcgtGCTGCACTAATTACGAAAGAAGATACCTATGATCATTTCGGTAAATATGTTGCGTCAATGTTACGTAGTATTGGACCTCCAACCGCCATGAGACTTCAAGAAACAATTACTTCTTTCATAATTAATGCAATGTGCCCACCACCAACTCCATCCAATCAGTCAGCAGACCTAACAAGTGGAACAGAGTCAAACATGAGTGGTTTTTctgaagaatttttttttacaaagttATAA
- the LOC139431123 gene encoding uncharacterized protein: MRMAAAKRISEELNIPGFGSKDVISKFKNLRSSYCQELKKIADSERSEAGTDDIYRPKIIWFELMNSFIRPFVQQRPTQSNLLLPTTATEESQQEQSKLDESQSPSQHQSSVDHLNEKVSSTPQITAGTEAPRRTVKRQMPSTVSQPSSSNKKALLDPQITFMSGAIEKLENISNRAALITKEDTYDHFGKYVASMLRSIGPPTAMRLQETITSFIINAMCPPPTPSNQSADLTSGTESNMSGFSEEFFFTKL, encoded by the exons ATGAGAATGGCAGCAGCTAAAAGAATTTCGGAAGAGCTTAATATTCCAGGATTTGGATCAAAAGAcgtaatatcaaaatttaaaaacttaaggAGTTCCTATTGTcaagaattgaaaaaaatagccGACAGTGAGCGGTCTGAAGCCGGAACTGACGACATTTACAGGCCAAAAATTATCTGGTTTGAGCTGATGAACTCTTTCATTCGCCCATTCGTTCAGCAACGACCCACACAATCAAATCTG CTATTACCAACAACGGCAACTGAGGAATCTCAACAGGAACAGTCAAAACTGGACGAGTCACAATCACCATCTCAACATCAAAGTTCTGTTGACCATCTTAACGAGAAAGTGTCATCCACACCACAAATCACAGCAGGAACTGAGGCACCCAGAAGAACAGTTAAACGACAAATGCCTTCGACTGTGTCCCAGCCATCATCATCAAACAAAAAAGCTTTGCTCGACCCCCAAATAACTTTCATGTCTGGTGCCattgaaaaattagaaaatatttcaaatcgtGCTGCACTAATTACGAAAGAAGATACCTATGATCATTTCGGTAAATATGTTGCGTCAATGTTACGTAGTATTGGACCTCCAACCGCCATGAGACTTCAAGAAACAATTACTTCTTTCATAATTAATGCAATGTGCCCACCACCAACTCCATCCAATCAGTCAGCAGACCTAACAAGTGGAACAGAGTCAAACATGAGTGGTTTTTctgaagaatttttttttacaaagttATAA